Proteins from a genomic interval of Trifolium pratense cultivar HEN17-A07 linkage group LG6, ARS_RC_1.1, whole genome shotgun sequence:
- the LOC123891982 gene encoding Werner syndrome ATP-dependent helicase homolog, which produces MSVTTIDYGLSCKTHNKYDVLFHSDVIHTMVTNTPSMVDKWLSSISNNNSSLLVGLDVECLFTNHRANHRGVSYPAAVLQLCIGSECLVFQILHAPYVPESLIAFLDNKNHKFVGVGIKDDVDKLDRDFSLRVANFVDLRTLAAQTLDDKAMNSAGLKTLAKRVLGKEIEKPKRITLSDWSNFPLTIRQVQYACVDAFISFEVGRLLYSSTV; this is translated from the coding sequence ATGTCCGTCACCACCATTGATTATGGTCTCTCTTGCAAAACCCACAATAAGTACGATGTTTTGTTCCACTCTGATGTCATTCACACAATGGTCACAAATACCCCATCAATGGTTGACAAATGGCTCTCAAGCATCAGCAACAATAATAGCAGCCTCCTTGTTGGCTTGGATGTTGAATGTCTCTTCACCAATCATCGCGCCAATCATCGCGGTGTGTCTTACCCGGCCGCTGTCCTTCAACTTTGCATAGGCAGCGAATGCCTTGTTTTTCAAATCCTACATGCCCCATATGTTCCGGAATCACTTATTGCTTTTTTAGACAACAAAAATCACAAGTTCGTTGGTGTTGGGATCAAAGACGACGTAGACAAACTTGATAGAGATTTCTCTTTGCGCGTTGCAAACTTTGTTGATCTTCGTACCCTTGCCGCTCAGACGTTGGATGATAAAGCAATGAATTCTGCTGGGCTTAAAACATTGGCAAAGCGTGTTCTTGGAAAAGAGATTGAGAAACCAAAGAGAATTACTTTGAGTGACTGGAGTAATTTTCCACTTACTATTAGGCAAGTtcaatatgcatgtgttgatgCTTTTATCTCGTTTGAGGTTGGAAGGCTTCTTTATTCTTCTACGGTTTGA
- the LOC123888424 gene encoding uncharacterized protein LOC123888424, translating to MAATASDEQNDQVSIKVLVDKEKSKVLFAEATKDFIDVLFSFLTLPLGTIARLVAAESNIEAVKFGSISSLYQSVANLDEQCLWNQTCKEMLLRPRNSMDCYCRKLKLNIDGTECLPFFFCKDRTCKVNNSCASIFRNQKCICGKLLNVFHPPNLTTEDGFVKETMTFIVSDDLFVMPNLLGTSINLLQKLGVNDINTFDKQTVIISKKEVTDLLKLSLISKTPLSDFIFKKEQLVGNLDPRNVVEFWIGLGEVEEPCHESNKMTVNVLRRKSNQQILFVEGQEDFADFLFSFLTFPLGGVLHMLVGFSSISCIDNLYKSITELSSDRCLRSQVVKDTVLTNPYISFQFELRNKILPIPVHPVISRALKFVDPKSPISGGFTRGPTSFMVTDGFVVTPTSSISGLAYLEKTNVPLNDVEERVISIGQKEGLNILKASLTSTSALTNGLGHSMIHQFLRENFP from the exons ATGGCTGCAACTGCATCTGATGAACAAAATGACCAAGTTTCCATAAAAGTTTTGGTAGACAAAGAGAAAAGTAAAGTCCTGTTCGCAGAGGCAACGAAGGATTTTATTGATGTTCTTTTCAGCTTCTTAACATTGCCTTTGGGGACGATTGCTAGACTCGTGGCTGCAGAGTCAAATATTGAAGCAGTGAAATTTGGCAGCATTAGCTCACTCTATCAAAGTGTGGCGAATCTTGATGAACAATGTCTATGGAATCAAACCTGCAAAGAAATGCTACTCAGACCAAGAAACTCGATGGACTGTTATTGCAGGAAACTCAAATTGAACATTGACGGAACAGAATGCTTGccatttttcttttgtaaagACCGTACTTGCAAAGTTAATAATAGTTGTGCGAGTATTTTTAGGAATCAAAAATGTATCTGTGGAAAGTTATTGAATGTATTTCACCCTCCGAATTTAACTACAGAAGATGGCTTTGTTAAGGAAACCATGACCTTTATCGTTTCTGATGATCTTTTTGTGATGCCTAATCTTCTTGGAACAAGTATAAATCTCCTTCAGAAGCTTGGAGTCAATGACATTAACACTTTTGATAAACAAACCGTAATTATCAGCAAGAAGGAG GTAACTGATCTTCTCAAGTTGTCTTTGATCTCAAAGACTCCTCTATCAGACTTTATCTTTAAAAAGGAACAGTTGGTCGGTAATTTAGACCCAAGAAATGTTGTGGAGTTTTGGATTGGATTGGGCGAGGTAGAGGAACCATGTCATGAGTCTAATAAGATGACCGTGAATGTACTGAGAAGAAAATCAAATCAACAAATTTTGTTTGTTGAAGGACAGGAAGATTTTGCTGACTTTCTTTTTAGTTTTCTAACCTTTCCCTTAGGAGGAGTGTTGCACATGCTTGTAGGGTTCTCTTCTATAAGCTGcattgataatttatataagAGCATCACCGAGTTGAGTTCAGACAGGTGTTTAAGATCACAAGTTGTAAAAGACACGGTATTAACTAACCCTTATATTAGCTTTCAATTCGAACTCAGGAACAAGATATTACCCATACCTGTGCATCCGGTAATATCTAGGGCATTGAAATTTGTTGATCCCAAATCCCCTATTTCTGGAGGATTTACTAGAGGACCAACATCGTTCATGGTGACAGATGGCTTTGTTGTGACTCCAACTTCATCCATTTCTGGTCTTGCatatttagaaaaaacaaatgtTCCTCTTAATGATGTAGAAGAAAGGGTCATCAGTATTGGTCAGAAGGAG GGTCTCAACATACTAAAAGCTTCATTGACCTCAACTTCTGCTCTAACTAACGGTCTCGGCCATTCCATGATACATCAATTCTTACGTGAAAATTTTCCATAG
- the LOC123891983 gene encoding Werner Syndrome-like exonuclease, giving the protein MTITIVDYNVRDYSHDKYDVVFHSETIHTLVTHTPSMVDAWLSNLPRNSHTSNSLVGLDVEWLPNRQRNMDNPIAIIQLCINRECLVFQILRASFIPQSLVAFLENQGNTFVGVGIEQDVEKLLRDYSLRVANFLELRTLATQRLGEYVRGAGLKTLAANVLGKDIEKPRRITMSRWDNFKLTPQQVQYACIDAFASFEIGRILYDSRV; this is encoded by the coding sequence ATGACCATAACCATAGTTGATTATAATGTCCGTGACTACTCTCACGATAAGTACGATGTTGTCTTCCACTCCGAAACAATTCACACATTGGTCACACATACTCCTTCCATGGTCGACGCCTGGCTCTCAAACCTCCCCCGAAATAGCCACACCAGCAACTCCCTCGTTGGCCTTGATGTGGAGTGGCTCCCAAACAGACAACGTAATATGGATAACCCAATTGCTATCATTCAACTCTGCATAAACAGAGAATGCCTTGTTTTTCAAATCCTCCGTGCTTCATTCATCCCACAATCACTTGTTGCATTTCTTGAGAACCAAGGCAACACATTCGTTGGTGTTGGTATTGAACAGGATGTGGAGAAGCTTCTTAGAGACTACTCTTTGCGCGTTGCGAACTTTCTTGAACTTCGCACCCTCGCTACTCAGAGATTGGGGGAATATGTGAGAGGTGCTGGACTTAAAACATTGGCTGCTAATGTTCTTGGTAAAGATATTGAGAAACCAAGGAGGATTACTATGAGTAGGTGGGATAATTTTAAGCTTACTCCTCAGCAGGTTCAGTACGCTTGCATTGATGCTTTTGCTTCATTTGAGATTGGAAGGATTCTTTATGATAGTAGGGTTTGA
- the LOC123891984 gene encoding uncharacterized protein LOC123891984, which translates to MASNASDHQQGEQVALTVLVEKLKNKVLFAECGKDFVDVLFSFLTLPLGTISRLVANESNIIEAMTFGCISSLYQSVENLDEQYLWNHTCKEMLLQPRNSMEAYFEKMKLNIDGTESLPVFSCEDDNCRRKNGRYVCTFSDQKCICGKLLNVLHQSKSNNIENGFVKETCIFIISDDLFVMPNLLGTSLDLLQKLGIKDINAIDKQTVNISKKEACSVIF; encoded by the coding sequence ATGGCTTCCAATGCATCAGACCACCAACAAGGTGAGCAAGTTGCCCTAACAGTTTTGGTGGAAAAGTTAAAAAACAAAGTTCTGTTTGCTGAGTGTGGGAAGGATTTTGTTGATGTTCTCTTCAGCTTTTTAACATTGCCTTTAGGGACTATTTCAAGACTTGTTGCTAATGAATCAAATATTATTGAGGCAATGACGTTTGGCTGCATTAGCTCACTCTATCAAAGTGTGGAAAATCTTGATGAACAATATCTATGGAACCACACCTGCAAAGAAATGTTACTGCAGCCTAGAAACTCTATGGAAGCATATTTCGAGAAGATGAAACTGAACATTGATGGAACAGAAAGCTTACCGGTCTTTAGCTGTGAGGACGATAATTGCAGAAGGAAAAATGGACGCTATGTGTGTACTTTCAGTGATCAAAAATGCATTTGTGGAAAGCTTTTGAATGTACTACACCAGTCAAAATCGAATAATATAGAGAACGGATTTGTTAAGGAAACATGTATTTTTATTATCTCTGATGATCTTTTTGTGATGCCTAATCTTCTTGGAACAAGTTTAGATCTTCTTCAGAAGCTTGGAATCAAAGACATCAATGCTATTGATAAACAAACTGTAAACATCAGCAAGAAAGAGGCATGTTCAGTCATTTTCTAA